Proteins encoded in a region of the Microbacterium neungamense genome:
- the ftsW gene encoding putative lipid II flippase FtsW encodes MTQTARPPRPDGAGLAARVSLGRLFTPVSTEFVLIASTALMLTVFGLVMVLSATSANATAPFEGALKQGMFALLGIPLMFLVSRIPIAVLKRLAWPALIGAVMLQLLVFVPGLGIESGGNRNWIGLFGFTLQPSEFLKLALALWAAFVLLRKQTRLGIWHHVFIPVVPVSLLAIGTVIAGKDLGTAMVLILVVLGCLFFAGVKLRLFIIPVLLGIAAVAFLAVASPDRMRRILAACDDMSLYATDCYQPIHGIWGMANGGVFGVGLGNSQEKYGWLPAAANDYIFAIIGEELGLIGCVLVLALFGCFAVGAFHIIRKTDDPFARVATGGIVVWVIGQALINIGVVLRVFPVLGVPLPFMSQGGTALLAVLIACGVMLAFARTIPAGGRGRVAG; translated from the coding sequence ATGACGCAGACGGCTCGCCCGCCTCGCCCTGACGGCGCCGGGCTCGCCGCCCGGGTGTCGCTCGGGCGGCTGTTCACGCCGGTGTCGACCGAGTTCGTGCTGATCGCGTCCACGGCGCTGATGCTCACCGTCTTCGGCCTGGTGATGGTGCTCTCCGCCACCAGCGCCAACGCGACCGCGCCGTTCGAGGGCGCGCTCAAGCAGGGCATGTTCGCGCTGCTCGGCATCCCGCTGATGTTCCTCGTCAGCCGCATCCCGATCGCGGTGTTGAAGCGGCTCGCGTGGCCGGCGCTGATCGGCGCGGTGATGCTGCAGCTGCTCGTGTTCGTCCCGGGGCTCGGCATCGAGTCCGGCGGCAACCGGAACTGGATCGGCCTGTTCGGGTTCACGCTGCAGCCCTCCGAGTTCCTCAAGCTCGCGCTGGCGCTCTGGGCCGCGTTCGTGCTGCTGCGCAAGCAGACCCGGCTCGGCATCTGGCACCACGTGTTCATCCCGGTCGTGCCGGTCTCGCTGCTCGCGATCGGCACGGTGATCGCGGGCAAGGACCTCGGCACCGCGATGGTGCTCATCCTCGTCGTCCTCGGCTGCCTGTTCTTCGCGGGCGTGAAGCTGCGGCTGTTCATCATCCCGGTGCTGCTCGGCATCGCCGCCGTCGCGTTCCTCGCGGTCGCCAGCCCCGACCGGATGCGGCGCATCCTCGCCGCCTGCGACGACATGTCGCTGTACGCGACCGACTGCTATCAGCCGATCCACGGCATCTGGGGCATGGCCAACGGCGGCGTCTTCGGCGTCGGGCTCGGCAACTCCCAGGAGAAGTACGGCTGGCTGCCCGCCGCCGCGAACGACTACATCTTCGCGATCATCGGCGAGGAGCTCGGGCTCATCGGGTGCGTGCTCGTGCTCGCCCTGTTCGGATGCTTCGCGGTGGGCGCCTTCCACATCATCCGCAAGACCGACGACCCGTTCGCCCGCGTCGCCACCGGCGGGATCGTGGTGTGGGTGATCGGGCAGGCGCTGATCAACATCGGCGTCGTGCTGCGGGTGTTCCCGGTGCTCGGCGTGCCGCTGCCGTTCATGTCGCAGGGCGGCACGGCGCTGCTGGCGGTGCTGATCGCGTGCGGCGTGATGCTCGCCTTCGCCCGCACGATCCCCGCGGGCGGACGGGGTAGGGTCGCGGGGTGA
- the ftsZ gene encoding cell division protein FtsZ, with amino-acid sequence MSQNQNYLAVIKVVGVGGGGVNAVNRMIELGLRGVEFIAVNTDAQALLMSDADVKLDVGRELTRGLGAGADPEVGRRAAEDHAEEIEQALTGADMVFVTAGEGGGTGTGGAPVVARIAKSIGALTIGVVTKPFSFEGRRRQSQAEAGVAKLKEEVDTLIVVPNDRLLEISDRGISMIEAFATADQVLLAGVQGITDLITTPGLINLDFADVKSVMQGAGSALMGIGSARGADRAIKAAELAVESPLLEASIEGAHGVLLSIQGGSNLGIFEIHDAADLVKEAAHPEANIIFGTVIDDTLGDEVRVTVIAAGFDGGEPAPRLEPMVVERPAAALPEVRLEEKAEEPAASEPVRPSSPVSAPAPTSLEPAFADDDIDIPEFLK; translated from the coding sequence ATGAGCCAGAACCAGAACTACCTCGCCGTGATCAAGGTCGTCGGCGTCGGCGGTGGCGGCGTCAACGCCGTGAACCGCATGATCGAACTCGGCCTGCGTGGCGTCGAGTTCATCGCCGTCAACACCGACGCGCAGGCGCTGCTGATGAGCGACGCCGATGTCAAGCTCGACGTGGGCCGCGAGCTCACCCGCGGCCTCGGCGCCGGTGCGGACCCCGAGGTCGGCCGTCGCGCCGCCGAGGACCACGCCGAGGAGATCGAGCAGGCGCTCACCGGCGCGGACATGGTCTTCGTCACGGCGGGCGAGGGCGGCGGTACCGGCACCGGCGGTGCGCCGGTGGTGGCGCGCATCGCGAAGTCCATCGGCGCCCTCACCATCGGCGTCGTCACCAAGCCGTTCTCCTTCGAAGGCCGTCGCCGGCAGAGCCAGGCCGAGGCCGGCGTCGCGAAGCTGAAGGAAGAGGTCGACACCCTCATCGTGGTGCCGAACGACCGGCTGCTGGAAATCAGCGACCGCGGCATCTCGATGATCGAGGCGTTCGCCACCGCCGACCAGGTGCTTCTGGCCGGTGTACAGGGCATCACCGACCTGATCACCACCCCCGGCCTGATCAACCTCGACTTCGCCGACGTGAAGTCGGTCATGCAGGGCGCGGGCTCCGCGCTGATGGGCATCGGCTCCGCGCGCGGCGCGGACCGCGCGATCAAGGCCGCTGAGCTGGCCGTCGAATCGCCGCTCCTGGAGGCGTCGATCGAGGGCGCCCACGGCGTGCTGCTGTCGATCCAGGGCGGTTCGAACCTCGGCATCTTCGAGATCCACGACGCCGCGGACCTGGTCAAGGAGGCCGCGCACCCGGAGGCGAACATCATCTTCGGCACCGTGATCGACGACACCCTGGGCGACGAGGTGCGCGTCACCGTCATCGCCGCAGGCTTCGACGGCGGGGAGCCGGCTCCGCGCCTGGAGCCCATGGTCGTCGAGCGCCCGGCCGCCGCGCTGCCCGAGGTGCGCCTCGAGGAGAAGGCCGAGGAGCCCGCGGCATCCGAGCCGGTCCGTCCGTCGTCCCCGGTGTCCGCTCCGGCCCCGACCAGCCTCGAGCCGGCCTTCGCCGACGACGACATCGACATCCCCGAGTTCCTGAAGTGA
- the murC gene encoding UDP-N-acetylmuramate--L-alanine ligase, producing the protein MIRPDLTLPIPEHITAAHFIGIGGSGMSGLARMFLDAGIRVSGSDRADSDNLRALAEAGATVHVGHDAAHLGDADTVVHTGAIWPENPEFVTAKERGLHVIHRSQALHWLIGGRRLVAVAGAHGKTTSTGMLVTALQALGADPSFVNGGVIEQLGTSSATGSDELFVIEADESDGTFLLYDTAVALITNVDPDHLDFYASEDAFYDAFVRFGNEASEAVVISSDDPGAQRVRAGLSHRAVVTFGQAEDADVRLTDVATAGAAAATLTHRGESVRMQLAVPGAHNAVNATGVVAVLLTLGHGLPDAVRAVEGFAGTVRRLELHGEERGVRVYDDYSHHPTEVRAALQALRGLTGEGRLIAIQQPHTYSRTQHMYREFAEVLEECADHTVMLDVYGAREDPVPGVTGALVSGAFADPAHVHYVPEWQEAADYTARIAREGDVVVTLGCGNVYQIIPQVLDSLRRIPGA; encoded by the coding sequence ATGATCAGACCCGACCTCACCCTCCCCATCCCCGAGCACATCACCGCCGCGCACTTCATCGGCATCGGCGGTTCGGGCATGAGCGGTCTCGCGCGGATGTTCCTCGATGCGGGCATCCGCGTGTCGGGTTCGGACCGTGCCGACAGCGACAATCTGCGCGCCCTCGCCGAAGCCGGCGCGACCGTGCACGTGGGCCACGACGCGGCCCACCTCGGCGATGCCGACACCGTCGTGCACACCGGCGCCATCTGGCCGGAGAACCCTGAGTTCGTCACCGCCAAGGAGCGCGGCCTGCACGTCATCCACCGCTCGCAGGCGCTGCACTGGCTGATCGGAGGGCGTCGCCTGGTCGCCGTGGCCGGCGCGCACGGCAAGACCACCTCGACCGGGATGCTGGTGACCGCCCTGCAGGCGCTCGGCGCCGACCCCAGCTTCGTGAACGGCGGGGTGATCGAGCAGCTGGGCACCTCCAGCGCCACCGGATCCGACGAGCTGTTCGTGATCGAGGCGGACGAGTCCGATGGCACGTTCCTGCTCTACGACACCGCGGTCGCGCTGATCACCAACGTCGACCCCGACCACCTCGACTTCTACGCCTCCGAGGACGCCTTCTACGACGCGTTCGTGCGTTTCGGGAACGAGGCCTCTGAAGCGGTCGTCATCTCCAGCGACGACCCGGGCGCGCAGCGCGTGCGCGCGGGCCTCAGCCACCGCGCCGTGGTGACGTTCGGCCAGGCGGAGGACGCCGACGTCCGGCTCACCGACGTCGCCACCGCGGGCGCCGCCGCCGCCACGCTCACGCACCGCGGCGAGTCCGTGCGGATGCAGCTCGCCGTCCCCGGCGCGCACAACGCGGTCAACGCCACCGGTGTCGTCGCCGTGCTGCTCACCCTCGGTCACGGGCTCCCCGACGCGGTCCGCGCCGTGGAGGGCTTCGCCGGCACGGTCCGCCGCCTCGAGCTGCACGGCGAGGAGCGCGGCGTGCGTGTGTACGACGACTACTCGCACCACCCCACCGAGGTGCGCGCCGCGCTGCAGGCGCTGCGCGGGCTCACCGGGGAGGGGCGCCTGATCGCGATCCAGCAGCCGCACACCTACTCGCGCACCCAGCACATGTACCGCGAGTTCGCGGAGGTGCTCGAGGAGTGCGCCGACCACACCGTCATGCTCGACGTGTACGGCGCCCGCGAGGACCCGGTGCCCGGCGTGACCGGCGCGCTGGTCAGCGGCGCCTTCGCCGATCCGGCGCACGTGCACTACGTGCCGGAATGGCAGGAGGCGGCCGACTACACCGCGCGCATCGCGCGGGAGGGCGACGTGGTGGTCACCCTGGGCTGCGGGAACGTGTACCAGATCATCCCGCAGGTGCTCGACTCCCTTCGGCGCATCCCCGGGGCCTGA
- the murD gene encoding UDP-N-acetylmuramoyl-L-alanine--D-glutamate ligase encodes MSADRLDRLTSWHADWSGLRVAVLGLSVTGFSVADTLTELGAEVLVLSESASDEYERLVPVIGARLELGALDEVPQALRAFDPEVVIASPGFPPSHPVIRWTQDAGIALWGDVELAWRVRDKVVRPDGTPAEWMLITGTNGKTTTTQLTATLMSEGGLRVAPCGNIGVPVLDAVRDPSGFDVLVVELSSHQLWYIGQSSPAGELVPYASVCLNLADDHLVWHGSAQAYRDAKAVVYRNTRVACVYNKADAATMRMVEEADVVEGARAIGFDLGSPGPSEVGIVDGILVDRAFLDDRRHRAIELTTLEELRRAGLSAPHIVQNILAASALARSFDVAPEAIHRALAGFRLDAHRIELVAEHRGIRWIDDSKATNPHAAASSLRAYPGAVWVVGGDLKGVDLSEVVADPGGTARAAIVIGVDREPVLTAFRRHAPHVPVYEVDAGDTGDVMARVVELATGIAGDEGTVLLAPAAASFDQFHSYADRGRRFAEAVRQWIERGSADDADGSPASP; translated from the coding sequence ATGAGCGCCGACCGTCTGGACCGGCTCACCTCGTGGCACGCCGACTGGTCCGGCCTGCGGGTGGCCGTGCTCGGCCTGTCCGTCACCGGCTTCTCCGTCGCCGACACGCTCACCGAGCTCGGCGCCGAGGTGCTCGTGCTCTCGGAGTCCGCGAGCGATGAGTACGAGCGGCTCGTCCCGGTGATCGGAGCACGGCTCGAGCTCGGCGCCCTCGACGAAGTGCCGCAGGCGCTGCGCGCGTTCGACCCCGAGGTGGTCATCGCCTCGCCGGGGTTCCCGCCCTCGCACCCGGTCATCCGCTGGACGCAGGATGCCGGGATCGCGCTCTGGGGCGACGTCGAGCTCGCCTGGCGCGTGCGCGACAAGGTCGTCCGCCCGGACGGCACGCCCGCCGAGTGGATGCTCATCACCGGCACGAACGGCAAGACGACGACCACCCAGCTCACCGCGACCCTGATGTCCGAGGGCGGGCTGCGGGTCGCACCGTGCGGCAACATCGGCGTTCCCGTCCTGGACGCGGTCCGCGACCCCTCCGGCTTCGACGTCCTCGTCGTCGAGCTGTCCAGCCACCAGCTCTGGTACATCGGGCAGTCCAGCCCGGCCGGCGAGCTCGTGCCGTACGCATCCGTCTGCCTCAACCTCGCCGACGACCACCTGGTCTGGCACGGCAGCGCGCAGGCGTATCGCGACGCGAAGGCCGTGGTGTACCGCAACACGCGCGTCGCGTGCGTGTACAACAAGGCGGATGCCGCGACCATGCGCATGGTGGAGGAGGCCGATGTCGTCGAGGGCGCCCGCGCCATCGGCTTCGATCTCGGCAGCCCCGGCCCCAGCGAGGTCGGCATCGTGGACGGCATCCTCGTCGACCGCGCCTTCCTCGACGACCGCCGGCACCGCGCCATCGAGCTCACCACCCTCGAGGAGCTCCGCCGTGCCGGGCTGTCGGCGCCGCACATCGTGCAGAACATCCTCGCCGCCTCCGCGCTGGCGCGCTCCTTCGACGTCGCGCCGGAGGCCATCCACCGTGCCCTCGCCGGCTTCCGCCTGGACGCGCACCGCATCGAGCTGGTGGCCGAGCACCGCGGCATCCGCTGGATCGACGACTCGAAGGCGACCAACCCGCACGCGGCGGCGTCCTCGCTGCGCGCCTACCCGGGCGCGGTCTGGGTGGTCGGCGGCGATCTGAAGGGCGTGGACCTGTCCGAGGTGGTCGCGGATCCCGGCGGCACGGCGCGTGCCGCGATCGTGATCGGCGTGGACCGGGAGCCGGTGCTCACGGCATTCCGGCGACACGCGCCGCACGTGCCGGTGTACGAGGTCGACGCTGGCGACACTGGAGATGTCATGGCCCGTGTCGTGGAGCTCGCGACGGGGATCGCCGGTGACGAGGGCACGGTCCTCCTGGCCCCCGCCGCGGCATCCTTCGATCAGTTCCACAGCTACGCGGACCGTGGACGCCGCTTCGCCGAGGCGGTGCGGCAGTGGATCGAGCGGGGGAGTGCGGATGACGCAGACGGCTCGCCCGCCTCGCCCTGA
- a CDS encoding YggS family pyridoxal phosphate-dependent enzyme: MSLEARLSAIDERIADAARRAGRDPGEITRIVVTKFHPASLVRELHALGVRDVGENRQQELTAKRGELGDLDGLRWHFIGQAQTNKASAIRRDAHVVHSVDRVKLADALHRAASGEDVLDVLVQVNLTDDPGRGGSSLADAEAVAEHVLGLDSLRLRGVMAVAPLDEDPASAFARLRTVADRVRLLAPDATWISAGMTGDFVEAIEAGATHLRIGSAITGPRPDRV, translated from the coding sequence GTGAGTCTGGAGGCGCGGCTGTCGGCGATCGACGAGCGGATCGCCGACGCTGCGCGCCGGGCCGGCCGCGACCCGGGGGAGATCACCCGGATCGTGGTCACCAAGTTCCACCCGGCGTCGCTGGTGCGCGAGCTGCACGCTCTCGGCGTGCGCGACGTCGGCGAGAACCGCCAGCAGGAGCTCACCGCCAAGCGCGGCGAGCTCGGCGACCTGGATGGTCTGCGCTGGCATTTCATCGGCCAGGCGCAGACCAACAAGGCGTCCGCGATCCGCCGCGACGCGCACGTCGTCCACTCCGTCGACCGCGTCAAGCTCGCGGACGCCCTGCATCGCGCGGCATCCGGCGAGGACGTGCTGGACGTCCTCGTGCAGGTCAACCTCACCGACGATCCCGGCCGCGGCGGTTCGAGCCTCGCGGATGCCGAGGCCGTCGCCGAGCACGTTCTCGGCCTGGACTCGCTCCGGCTGCGCGGCGTGATGGCCGTCGCACCGCTCGACGAGGACCCCGCATCCGCCTTCGCGCGGCTGCGCACCGTGGCCGACCGCGTCCGCCTGCTCGCCCCCGACGCGACCTGGATCTCGGCCGGGATGACCGGCGATTTCGTGGAGGCGATCGAGGCCGGCGCGACACACCTGCGGATCGGTTCCGCAATCACCGGCCCCCGGCCCGACCGGGTTTAG
- a CDS encoding UDP-N-acetylglucosamine--N-acetylmuramyl-(pentapeptide) pyrophosphoryl-undecaprenol N-acetylglucosamine transferase, with translation MTTYLLAGGGTAGHVNPLLAVADVLREREGASVLVLGTREGLEARLVPARGYELLTIERLPFPRRPNRAALGFPLRFRRAVAQVRRYIRERGVDVVVGFGGYASAPAYIAAARERIPFVVHEANARPGLANVLGARWAAAVGVAFEGTPIRKAEVVGMPLRREVVDLDRRAARPEAAAAFGLHPDRPVLLVFGGSLGAQRLNEAFADAWRDVLAAGWQLLHVTGERSDLADPGAPGYALRRYVDRMDLAFALADAIVSRAGSATVSEVSALGIPAVYVPYAVGNGEQRLNAASAVAAGAAILIDDAGFDGDTVRSQVIPLLQDRERLDAMAAAAARVGTRTGTENVVALVDRALAASGR, from the coding sequence GTGACCACCTACCTCCTCGCCGGCGGGGGCACCGCCGGCCATGTCAATCCGCTGCTCGCCGTCGCCGACGTGCTGCGCGAGCGCGAGGGCGCGTCCGTGCTCGTGCTGGGCACCCGGGAGGGGCTGGAGGCGCGTCTCGTGCCGGCCCGCGGATACGAGCTGCTGACGATCGAGAGGCTGCCGTTCCCGCGCCGTCCGAACCGCGCCGCGCTGGGTTTCCCGCTCCGGTTCCGGCGCGCGGTGGCGCAGGTGCGCCGGTACATCCGGGAGCGCGGGGTGGACGTCGTCGTCGGTTTCGGCGGCTACGCCTCGGCGCCGGCCTACATCGCGGCGGCGCGTGAGCGCATCCCGTTCGTGGTGCACGAGGCGAACGCGCGGCCTGGCCTGGCGAACGTGCTCGGCGCGCGCTGGGCGGCCGCCGTCGGTGTGGCCTTCGAGGGGACGCCGATCCGCAAGGCCGAGGTCGTCGGGATGCCGCTGCGCCGCGAGGTCGTCGACCTCGACCGTCGCGCCGCCCGCCCCGAGGCGGCCGCGGCGTTCGGGCTCCACCCGGACCGGCCCGTCCTCCTCGTCTTCGGCGGGTCGCTGGGAGCGCAGCGTCTGAACGAGGCCTTCGCCGACGCGTGGCGCGACGTGCTCGCGGCCGGATGGCAGCTGCTTCACGTCACCGGGGAGCGCAGCGACCTCGCCGACCCGGGGGCGCCGGGCTACGCGCTGCGGCGCTACGTGGACCGGATGGACCTCGCGTTCGCGCTGGCGGATGCCATCGTCTCCCGGGCCGGATCCGCGACCGTCAGCGAGGTCAGCGCCCTCGGCATCCCGGCGGTGTACGTGCCGTACGCGGTGGGCAACGGCGAGCAGCGGCTGAACGCCGCCTCGGCGGTCGCCGCCGGTGCCGCCATTCTCATCGACGACGCGGGCTTCGACGGCGACACCGTGCGCTCGCAGGTGATCCCGCTGCTGCAGGACCGGGAGCGGCTGGACGCCATGGCCGCCGCGGCCGCCCGGGTGGGCACCCGCACCGGCACCGAGAACGTCGTCGCCCTCGTCGACCGAGCCCTCGCCGCCTCCGGTCGTTGA
- a CDS encoding cell division protein SepF, with product MGNPLKKTMVYLGLADEEEVYQEEAQAPVRAQRETPAHREEPAPAPVTPLRRPTAIRQPAAGAVNEILTVHPKQYRDAQVIAENFREGVPVIINLSQMSDADARRLIDFASGLSLGLYGRIERVTSKVFLLSPENISVSGQGGIAQADSASFDHS from the coding sequence ATGGGTAACCCGCTGAAGAAGACCATGGTGTATCTCGGCCTCGCCGACGAGGAAGAGGTCTACCAGGAGGAGGCGCAGGCGCCCGTCCGCGCCCAGCGCGAGACCCCGGCGCACCGCGAGGAGCCGGCGCCCGCGCCGGTGACGCCGCTGCGTCGTCCCACCGCGATCCGCCAGCCCGCCGCCGGTGCGGTGAACGAGATCCTCACCGTGCACCCGAAGCAGTACCGCGACGCGCAGGTGATCGCCGAGAACTTCCGCGAGGGCGTGCCGGTCATCATCAACCTGTCGCAGATGAGCGACGCCGACGCGCGCCGGCTCATCGACTTCGCGAGCGGGCTGTCGCTGGGTCTGTACGGCCGCATCGAGCGCGTGACCAGCAAGGTGTTCCTGCTTTCGCCGGAGAACATCTCGGTCTCGGGTCAGGGCGGCATCGCGCAGGCGGACTCCGCCTCGTTCGACCACTCCTGA
- a CDS encoding FtsQ-type POTRA domain-containing protein produces MRRPAPLPARPDEPSQEDAEVRAPAPFRKPRRGVSDAAVPTADAADAQALAGAADVQARDGAADAVPDRPLSSADVWRAARARRRALRAEIRRFTLRSRRRRMIWLGSLGAVLLLVLGSVVAAYSPLFAVQKITVAGAQTLDPAAVEAALAEQQGTPLALVDRSAVRAALMTFPLIESYSLEARPPHELLVRIVERVPIGVIESEAGFTLVDAAGVVLSTTPSRPDGAPLLEIDGGTDSAAFRSAGMVVRSLPADVRAALVGVSASSADDVTLTLTDDRSVVWGSAERSAEKAATLDRLIAARPDARTFDVSSPSVGVVGG; encoded by the coding sequence GTGCGCCGGCCCGCACCGCTGCCCGCCCGGCCGGACGAGCCGAGCCAGGAGGACGCGGAGGTCCGCGCCCCCGCGCCGTTCCGCAAGCCGCGTCGCGGGGTGTCGGATGCCGCGGTGCCCACCGCCGACGCCGCGGACGCGCAGGCCCTCGCCGGCGCGGCGGACGTGCAGGCCCGTGACGGTGCGGCGGATGCCGTGCCCGACCGGCCGCTCAGCAGCGCGGACGTGTGGCGGGCCGCCCGCGCGCGCCGGAGAGCGCTGCGCGCCGAGATCCGCCGGTTCACGCTGCGGTCGCGCCGGCGGCGGATGATCTGGTTGGGATCGCTGGGAGCGGTCCTGCTGCTGGTCCTCGGCAGCGTCGTGGCCGCCTACAGCCCGCTGTTCGCGGTGCAGAAGATCACGGTGGCAGGCGCGCAGACGCTGGATCCGGCTGCGGTCGAGGCCGCCCTCGCGGAGCAGCAGGGGACGCCACTCGCTCTCGTCGACCGCAGCGCGGTGCGCGCGGCGCTGATGACGTTCCCGCTGATCGAGTCGTACTCCCTGGAGGCCAGGCCCCCGCACGAGCTGCTGGTGCGGATCGTGGAGCGCGTGCCGATCGGGGTGATCGAGTCCGAGGCGGGCTTCACCCTGGTCGACGCCGCCGGGGTGGTGCTCTCGACCACGCCGAGCAGGCCCGACGGCGCCCCCCTGCTGGAGATCGACGGCGGCACCGATTCGGCTGCCTTCCGCAGCGCAGGGATGGTGGTGCGTTCCCTCCCCGCCGACGTGCGCGCGGCCCTGGTCGGCGTGAGCGCCTCCTCGGCGGACGACGTCACGCTCACCCTCACCGACGACCGCTCGGTGGTGTGGGGGAGCGCCGAACGCTCCGCCGAGAAGGCGGCGACCCTCGACCGGCTGATCGCGGCGCGGCCGGATGCACGCACCTTCGACGTCTCCTCGCCGAGCGTCGGCGTCGTCGGCGGCTGA